ACAATTTGTGAATCAGGCTCTACTTTAGGATAAGATTTAAAAAACAAAAATGAAGTTGTTACATCAGCTTTCCCATTTGGATAAATTATATAAGCCTTTCTCTTCCATCCCTTATTATCAACACCACCGACTGCATTTATGTAATATTTAAAGCCTTTACCATTTCGATATGGTATTTCAGATGTTAATAAAACATTTCCTGTAACCTTAACTCCTTCATTATAAACTGCTACCTCGATTTCATCTCCAGGAAATAATGTAACATTTGAAAAGTGATTTTTATCTTTAACAATTTTTTCCCAATTTACTGGAATTGTCGCAAATTTTAAATCCTCCTTCAATTTTTTAGCTAACTTTCCTTTTAAAGTATCATTTTTTGAAATATTTAAATCAATTCTTTCTAATGTTTCAATTTGTTCCTCTTTAATAGGTCTTTTAATCTTCATCCCATCCAAATTAGCAATGGAAGTTAAGCCACCTGCTCTCATTACTACATTGTAAACCGTCTCTTTTTTGTTTGCTAGGACATATTTTCCTGGATATCCCACAGCACCACTTACAGTTACCATTTGTGGTTTTTCATAAACTGCCATTCGTCGAATATTTATTACATCAAAAGGTTTTAGTAAAAAGTTTTTAATTTGCTCATTGTTATCCACAGTAATTTCTAGTTCAATCAATTCAATTCTTTTTGGATCTGCATCATCTATAGCATCAGATTTAATCATTCTTGCGATTTCTACTCTTTTTGATGCTGAACCTGTTAAACCTCCTACCTGAACAACTAAATCATTTAATGTAAGATTTTCAAAATAATCATATTCTCCAGGATTTTTTACTTCTCCATCAATAGTTACTTTATATTCTTCTCTAAAATCTAGAATTGAATAAACTGTTACTATATCCTCTCTTTTTAATTCTATATCAGCATTTAAATCACCAGACAAGGCTGCACCTAAGTCTACATTAACAATTTCAGTAGTCAAATCAGTTTTCAACCTAATGATTCTTGCTCTTTTACTATAGGCATCCTCTTTTAAACCTTCTGCTCTAGTAATAAGATCAGAAATTCTCATTCCTTCTGTGAAAGAATAATAATCTGGTCTAAAAACTGCTCCCTCAATTTTAATACGATTTTCAAAACGGTTTAAAATTTTGGTAACCCTAAAGACATCTCCTGATTGTGGCTGATAAGAATTATATTCACTTTCGTTTATATCATGAACTTTGAATTCTTTTCCTGTTTTTTGTATAACATTTACAGAAGCTGTATAGGCAAATTCATTAAATCCAGAAGCAAAATTTAACAAATCAGAGAATTTTTCTCCCTTTTTCATTTCAAAAACACCTGGGCGTTTTACTTCACCTTCAACAGTAACTCTTTGAGTATAAGCCGGAATTCGAATCACGTCATTTTCTTTTAAACTAACATTATCAGATTGATCTCCTTTTACTAAAAAACGATAAATATCAATATTTCTATAAACTTTATTATTTCTTATTAACTCAATATTTCTGTAACTTCCATTTTTTCCTGGACCACCTGCTAAATGTAAAGCATTATAGACTGTAGCCAAAGAAGAGATGGAATAATTACCAGGCTGTTTACCTCCAACTATTGTAATTTTAATTGTTCTTATCTGGCTCAAACTTACGCTAACCTGAGACTGTCCAGAACGAACTGTGCTATAAACTCTTGCAATAGCTGCTTTTATTTTTTGAGATGCAGCCTCTATTGACATTCCTGATACAGCTATTTGGCCTACATAATCTATTGTAACTTTCCCTTCAACACTAACAGGTATACT
This portion of the Flavobacterium panacagri genome encodes:
- a CDS encoding SLBB domain-containing protein, with protein sequence MKKKIYVLTLFLTLLISFNSTAQDILKSKDLSTINVDYLSDDDLAKISAQLKSNNTTIDQVEPMAISKGMNQNEFNKLKVKLADYEKKNSKESKEKDIKETKVKKTDAESEFGRKQEKIKNEKIKDSVNALIFGSELFDNPALNFEPDLKIATPMNYILGPGDELQVSVYGVQEYNASIPVSVEGKVTIDYVGQIAVSGMSIEAASQKIKAAIARVYSTVRSGQSQVSVSLSQIRTIKITIVGGKQPGNYSISSLATVYNALHLAGGPGKNGSYRNIELIRNNKVYRNIDIYRFLVKGDQSDNVSLKENDVIRIPAYTQRVTVEGEVKRPGVFEMKKGEKFSDLLNFASGFNEFAYTASVNVIQKTGKEFKVHDINESEYNSYQPQSGDVFRVTKILNRFENRIKIEGAVFRPDYYSFTEGMRISDLITRAEGLKEDAYSKRARIIRLKTDLTTEIVNVDLGAALSGDLNADIELKREDIVTVYSILDFREEYKVTIDGEVKNPGEYDYFENLTLNDLVVQVGGLTGSASKRVEIARMIKSDAIDDADPKRIELIELEITVDNNEQIKNFLLKPFDVINIRRMAVYEKPQMVTVSGAVGYPGKYVLANKKETVYNVVMRAGGLTSIANLDGMKIKRPIKEEQIETLERIDLNISKNDTLKGKLAKKLKEDLKFATIPVNWEKIVKDKNHFSNVTLFPGDEIEVAVYNEGVKVTGNVLLTSEIPYRNGKGFKYYINAVGGVDNKGWKRKAYIIYPNGKADVTTSFLFFKSYPKVEPDSQIVVPEKPEKKKMTAGEWVGIGSVISSLALLIVTAFK